The segment CTTCTCCATTCCGGCTCATATCTGGACATCTACCTTTACATAACGGAAATATTGAACATTCATTGCACTTGTCGGGAAATTGCCATTCTACCCATTCAACATATCTCGCAGCATTAGCAAGACCTTCTGTAATGCTTCCAACTCTAAGTTCTTTTTTCCCAACTTCGTTCCAACATTTAAATAGATCTCCTTCGGAATCGATAACAAATGAATTGTTATTTACGGCAGTGCATACACTTCCCCCTAAATTTGAAGGATACATTTTCCCCATGTCAAAGCCTAATAAATCCGCATGTTTAATTAGTTCCATTTCCCATTTTGAGAACTCTTCTGTTAAAAGGCAGGATTCACTTACCGATTGGCAGGTACCCTCATGGGAAGTTACTGGGGCAAAATACAAACCAACTTTTTTATTCAAGTTATTTTCAAGTAGAATCGGAAAAAGCTTATGTACATCTTCAACATTATTCTGAGAGACGTTAACTCTAATTACTATATTTAAAAGATCATAAACATCCTTTATATTCTCCATGATTTTATGAAAAGTCCCGTCTCCACTTCTTAAATATCTAGTTTGATCATGGGTATCAGGACCACCGTCTAATGTAATCTGAACTGATGTAACTTTACACTCATTTACCAACATCTCAGCTACTTTTCTCGATAAAAGATAACCATTACTCACCATACTAAAATTATAGTTAATGTTCTTTTCATCACATTCCGCAATTAATTCTTTAGAAACTCTGCGGATCATCTCTTTTTGTAAAAGCGGTTCCCCTCCGTACCACGTTATCGATAGTGTTTCTTTTCCGACCATGTGATTTTTAATAAATTCCAACAAAGCTTGTTCTTTATTTTCATCAAAATAAGAGTCCAGATGTTCCTCATAACAATAAGGGCATCTAAAATTACATTGTAATGTAGTAGCAATAGTTAGCCCTAAAAACTGCTCGGAATATTTAGACTTATTAGTAATGTATGTATAAAACAAATTTTCGTTAACTTCCTTACCAATCATAAATCCCGCTTCTTTTAATTTATCTACATGGATAACAGGAATCTCCTTTAGTCTTCCTTCTTTTAATAATCGCACACTACTTTGATATTCAGTATCCAAACTTACAAACGCCCCTGTATGGCTATTGAATAGAAAGTTAGAGTCTCCATCATCAAAATATAAATTAAACTTAGATGCCGTATACAATGCATTAACCCCCAAAATAATTTTATGTAATAAATCACATCAAAAATTATTACCTATGGGGTATTCCTATTAACAAGATATCTGGAATTTCCCCCATAATAATTAATCATCAAATTTCCAATAGGAAATATCATCTTATTTAATAATTCGAAATTATTATTTCAATTGCAAAAAATCAGTTGCCTAAGAATTTAAATGGGCAGGCGTAACCAGGACATGGAACATTAACATTACAAGTTACATATGTTTGACATCCTCCCCCACCTGATCCCCATTCATGATAATTAGGTGTAATAATATAATTCATTTCCTCACCTCCTTATAAATATAAAATGTTCCTAATGTAAATCCAAAATATAACAACTCTGGAGGTTATATTTCGATAATTTAGTTTTAACATTTATCGCTATAGTAATAATATTAAATTTGTCACATTATTTTACAAGTAATAAGATTACATAAATAAACTAATATATACATATTAGCATTTAAAATAAATAATAATGTTAATTTGATAGTCGACAATTGTGTGTCGCTTGTTATGGTTGAAACCATTCTTGAGTTTAATCCCTCCTTACACTAAACTATAAATTATGTAAAACAATCACAAAAAGGGAGTATCCCCACACCAAGAATTGGCTGGAATACTCCCTTTATTATCATCTATGCCAAGCTGAACGCAGCGCCGCTCCGGTTACTCCGTAACCTTGCTCTGGTTCGCCACCTCGCGGGCCTTCTGCTGCACCTCTTCCGGTTCGCCTAGATAGAAGCGGCTGATTGGCTTCACATCGTCGTCGAGCTTGTAGACCAGCGGAACGCCGGTCGGGATATTGAGATCCAGCAGTGCGGTCTCGTCGATATCCTCCATATACTTGATCAGCGCCCGCAGCGTGTTGCCGTGCGCCGAGATCAGAACCCGCTCCTTCTTGCGGATCAGCGGTACGATCCGGTTGGTCCAGAAATCTCCGACCCGGTGCACGGTATCCTCCAGGCTCTCGCCGCGCGGAATGTCACCCGGACGCACTTCCTTGTAGCGGATATCATGTCTGGCATAACGCGGATCATCCGGCTCCAGCATCGGAGGGCGGACCGAGAGGCTGCGCCGCCAGATATGGAGCTGCTCCTCACCGTATTGAAGGGCCGTTTCACTTTTGCTGAGGCCCTGTAGTGCACCGTAATGGCGCTCATTGAGCTTCCACGACTTCTGCACAGGAATCCACAGCAGGTCCATCTCATCCAGCACATAGTTCAGCGTCTTGATCGAACGCTTCAGCACCGAAGCGAATGCAAGATCGAAGGTGTATCCGTTCTCCTTCAGCAGCCGGCCCGCTTTCTTGGCCTCCTCCACGCCCTTCTCCGTCAGATCGGGATCACTCCAGCCCGTAAACAGATTCTGCCGGTTGTATTCACTCTCACCATGCCGTATCAGAACGATTTCGTACATAAGTATTCTCCTTCTCCCGTGTATGATTGGCTTCTCTTGCTTCTATTCTGTCACAGCGCAGTGTGCGCTTCAACTTCAGGCCTGCCTTGCGGACTGGGAAGCCGCTATTTCAGCTATTTTGCCAGATCACGGAGGGCAAGCGGACTCAGATGCTCTTAAGTTAGCCCATACGCCTCTATTTCAGCCCCAATCAGCCTGATAACGGCCCCTGAGTCCGCAGCGGGGGGCAATAAGTGCCTTTTTCGCAAAATAAGGTCCGCACGGTCCGCATAGCGCACATGGTACACTTATCACACGTAGCATACATAGCACATCAAGCACCCAATGCATACCCAGCATATCTAGCACCCGAGGTACCTATATCACACTCAGTACGGTACTCACCCCGCCGCTTCAGCGGATCTCTGACGGGCTCTTCCCGGTATGCTGCTTGAACTGGCGGCTGAAAAAGAAGATGTCTCTGTAGCCGAGCGCATCCGCCACCTCCGTGACGTTCATGCCCGCATACAGCAGCAGATGCTGAGCCCGTTCGATCCGTGCGCGGATCACATAGGACTGGACCGAAGAGCCGGTGATCTCCTTGAACTTGATCGAGAAATAACGCGGGGACAGCCCTGCACGGGCGGCCAGAT is part of the Paenibacillus sp. FSL M7-0420 genome and harbors:
- the gpmA gene encoding 2,3-diphosphoglycerate-dependent phosphoglycerate mutase — encoded protein: MYEIVLIRHGESEYNRQNLFTGWSDPDLTEKGVEEAKKAGRLLKENGYTFDLAFASVLKRSIKTLNYVLDEMDLLWIPVQKSWKLNERHYGALQGLSKSETALQYGEEQLHIWRRSLSVRPPMLEPDDPRYARHDIRYKEVRPGDIPRGESLEDTVHRVGDFWTNRIVPLIRKKERVLISAHGNTLRALIKYMEDIDETALLDLNIPTGVPLVYKLDDDVKPISRFYLGEPEEVQQKAREVANQSKVTE
- a CDS encoding radical SAM/SPASM domain-containing protein is translated as MYTASKFNLYFDDGDSNFLFNSHTGAFVSLDTEYQSSVRLLKEGRLKEIPVIHVDKLKEAGFMIGKEVNENLFYTYITNKSKYSEQFLGLTIATTLQCNFRCPYCYEEHLDSYFDENKEQALLEFIKNHMVGKETLSITWYGGEPLLQKEMIRRVSKELIAECDEKNINYNFSMVSNGYLLSRKVAEMLVNECKVTSVQITLDGGPDTHDQTRYLRSGDGTFHKIMENIKDVYDLLNIVIRVNVSQNNVEDVHKLFPILLENNLNKKVGLYFAPVTSHEGTCQSVSESCLLTEEFSKWEMELIKHADLLGFDMGKMYPSNLGGSVCTAVNNNSFVIDSEGDLFKCWNEVGKKELRVGSITEGLANAARYVEWVEWQFPDKCNECSIFPLCKGRCPDMSRNGEDFECNQLKYNIVERLLRFYKLKSSSELQEQGS